In a single window of the Acinetobacter tibetensis genome:
- the argC gene encoding N-acetyl-gamma-glutamyl-phosphate reductase translates to MISVGIVGGTGYTGVELLRLLLRHPNVQVNVLTSRTEDGRRVDDMFPSLRGHTDLKYSDLNIEQLKQCDVVFFATPHGVAMKHAEELVAANTKVIDLAADFRLQNLVQFEKWYGMQHACPELLKDSVYGLSELNREKIKQANVIGNPGCYPTTVQLGLAPLFKHSDTLVKPESIIIDAKSGVSGAGRKASMGMIYTENADNFKAYGVAGHRHHPEIVEALENISGQTGVFDQILFVPHLVPMIRGMLSTIYVDLTDAGAAVDLQTWYEQFYANESFVDVMPENSSPETRSVRGANQLRIALYKPQPKKLVVLVAQDNLVKGAAGQAVQNMNLMFSFAETAGLEGIGLLP, encoded by the coding sequence GTGATTTCAGTAGGTATTGTTGGTGGAACAGGTTATACAGGTGTTGAATTGTTGCGCCTATTGCTTCGACATCCAAATGTACAAGTCAATGTACTGACATCACGTACCGAAGATGGTCGCCGTGTCGATGATATGTTCCCTAGTCTACGTGGACATACAGACCTGAAATATTCAGACTTAAATATCGAACAATTAAAACAGTGTGATGTGGTGTTTTTTGCGACACCGCACGGCGTAGCCATGAAGCATGCAGAAGAATTGGTCGCAGCAAATACTAAAGTAATTGATTTAGCAGCAGACTTTCGTTTGCAAAATTTGGTGCAATTTGAAAAATGGTATGGCATGCAACATGCTTGCCCTGAACTGCTTAAAGATTCGGTCTATGGTTTATCAGAACTGAACCGCGAAAAAATTAAGCAGGCAAATGTCATTGGTAATCCTGGTTGCTACCCTACAACGGTACAACTTGGCTTAGCACCATTGTTTAAGCATAGCGACACATTGGTTAAACCTGAGAGTATTATTATTGATGCGAAATCAGGTGTTTCTGGTGCTGGACGCAAAGCCAGTATGGGTATGATTTACACTGAAAATGCTGATAACTTCAAAGCTTATGGTGTAGCAGGACATCGTCACCATCCTGAAATTGTAGAAGCCTTAGAAAATATTTCTGGTCAAACCGGTGTTTTTGATCAAATCTTATTTGTTCCGCATTTGGTACCTATGATTCGTGGCATGCTCAGTACTATTTATGTGGACCTAACGGATGCGGGTGCTGCTGTCGATTTACAAACATGGTATGAACAATTCTATGCAAACGAAAGTTTCGTGGATGTAATGCCTGAAAACAGCTCACCTGAAACACGTTCAGTACGCGGGGCCAATCAATTGCGTATTGCTCTATATAAACCACAACCTAAGAAATTAGTGGTTTTAGTTGCGCAAGATAACTTGGTCAAAGGTGCTGCTGGTCAGGCTGTTCAAAATATGAACTTAATGTTCAGTTTTGCTGAAACAGCAGGACTAGAAGGCATTGGTTTATTACCATAA